From a single Paenibacillus sp. FSL W8-0426 genomic region:
- a CDS encoding YceI family protein, with translation MNKKTKTWVISGVAAIAVLGGGGYYFANSYLGNNVEIEQVLPASTSGSAVSDGGETSSTTGEAAGAEQLNGDWNIAEGSKVYFSVTTSRETVNFVDEQVSGSWTVNVDDPSQMSASGQIELDGLDSGNAQRDEHVKQADFFDIATNPQATFTATSFEGVPAEWPAGQTVDFKMNGTLTVRGIEKEVTFDVKAAQENNQLLLSATTVVTFEDFGMTNPHSVVLSTENDIQVQLELKLDK, from the coding sequence ATGAATAAAAAGACGAAGACTTGGGTGATTTCCGGCGTAGCCGCGATAGCGGTGCTTGGTGGTGGGGGTTATTATTTCGCGAACAGCTATTTGGGCAACAACGTCGAGATTGAGCAGGTACTGCCAGCCAGCACTTCGGGTTCCGCGGTGAGCGATGGCGGAGAGACGAGCTCCACAACGGGCGAAGCTGCGGGAGCGGAGCAGCTGAATGGCGATTGGAACATTGCCGAAGGTTCGAAAGTGTATTTCTCCGTAACGACATCGCGCGAAACCGTCAACTTCGTGGACGAGCAGGTTAGCGGCTCCTGGACAGTGAATGTGGACGATCCATCCCAGATGTCCGCCAGCGGACAGATCGAACTGGATGGCCTGGATTCCGGCAACGCTCAGCGCGACGAGCACGTGAAACAGGCCGATTTCTTCGACATCGCAACGAATCCGCAGGCGACGTTTACAGCAACATCGTTTGAAGGCGTTCCGGCAGAATGGCCGGCAGGCCAAACGGTCGACTTCAAAATGAACGGCACGTTAACGGTTAGAGGCATTGAGAAAGAAGTCACGTTTGATGTCAAAGCGGCGCAAGAAAACAACCAATTGCTGTTGTCCGCAACCACGGTCGTGACATTCGAAGACTTTGGCATGACGAACCCACACTCGGTTGTACTGTCCACCGAAAACGACATTCAAGTTCAATTGGAATTGAAACTGGACAAATGA
- a CDS encoding response regulator transcription factor yields MKSILIVEDEEAIARVLAAYLRKAGFDVRHAADGPTAHSMFDASTPSLVLLDVMLPGMDGWELLRMIRDKSACPVIMLTALDDIQDRLNGLNAGADDYMSKPFVPEEVVARVNAVLRRNPYLTAGGAGKRYFGSLVIDLTAKQVLLHGAEVALTPRDLSLLLFLSEYPNRTFTRDHLIEQVWGLDYDGSDRAVDLSIKRLRQALGQWESETGEIRTLRGMGYQFWIAN; encoded by the coding sequence TTGAAATCCATACTCATCGTCGAAGATGAGGAAGCTATCGCACGCGTGCTGGCTGCCTATCTGAGAAAAGCAGGATTCGATGTGCGACATGCCGCGGACGGGCCGACGGCCCACAGCATGTTTGATGCGAGCACGCCTTCCCTCGTTCTGCTGGATGTCATGCTGCCCGGCATGGACGGCTGGGAGCTGCTGCGAATGATTCGTGATAAAAGCGCATGTCCAGTCATCATGCTGACGGCACTGGACGATATACAGGACCGCCTGAACGGCTTGAATGCCGGGGCGGACGATTATATGAGCAAACCCTTTGTGCCGGAAGAGGTCGTGGCACGGGTCAATGCCGTGCTGCGCCGCAATCCCTACTTGACGGCGGGCGGTGCAGGCAAGCGATATTTTGGCAGCCTGGTGATTGACCTGACGGCCAAGCAGGTTTTGCTGCACGGTGCAGAAGTGGCGCTCACGCCAAGAGACTTGTCGCTGCTGCTGTTCCTGTCCGAATATCCCAACCGGACCTTCACGAGAGACCACTTGATCGAACAGGTATGGGGGCTCGACTATGATGGAAGCGACCGGGCCGTGGACTTGTCCATCAAGCGGCTGCGCCAGGCTCTAGGCCAATGGGAATCGGAAACGGGAGAAATTCGCACGCTGCGGGGAATGGGGTATCAATTTTGGATCGCCAACTAA
- a CDS encoding HAMP domain-containing sensor histidine kinase, with product MDRQLKPNPPTRKTSMLSYWTLRYFLILCIGFTLIAAGALYWIRSTSIEKSMKTAELLGLEIAEKVTGPGNKLLIPPDIDMLVDKRIKLFNTDNYFCIMVLDNNHHLMYSRPKMTQDDVRYHLSDDLNAPRNKNYAGVTVNITDSNETLGKVWVMQSKKSLTFSTETFVIVVLLLAALILCGWFTIYWLSRKLSKPIRQVAHAAEQIRIGNYEVNLDIDTKEQEMNELVSSFRDMSIRLKQLEEWRALSLAGVTHELKTPVTSIKGLVMAVRDDIVSPQEGKEFLDIALKESQRMERMVADLLDYNAMSAGSVAVRHERIDLHLLVREIIYQWRITCEDKMPEIELEASTGTQYAIGDALRVQQIIVNLLNNGLQAMSDEQTPAFRIRLQAEGEHLSIDVRDYGTGIAPEDQPKIFERFYRGELKKRRTRGLGLGLTYSRLLAEAQDGELFLASSSPEGSIFTLRLPLWTPADQHKREQTYRSPVNA from the coding sequence TTGGATCGCCAACTAAAACCGAATCCGCCCACACGCAAAACATCCATGCTGTCCTACTGGACTCTTCGCTATTTTCTGATTCTTTGTATCGGATTCACCCTGATTGCAGCAGGAGCGCTCTATTGGATTCGCAGTACGTCCATTGAGAAAAGCATGAAAACCGCCGAATTGCTCGGCCTTGAGATCGCGGAAAAAGTGACCGGACCGGGAAACAAGCTGCTCATCCCCCCGGACATCGATATGCTGGTGGACAAGCGGATCAAACTGTTCAACACGGACAACTATTTCTGCATCATGGTGCTGGACAACAACCATCATTTGATGTACTCCAGGCCGAAAATGACGCAGGACGATGTGCGCTATCATCTGTCGGATGACTTGAATGCGCCAAGGAACAAGAACTACGCCGGCGTTACCGTCAACATTACAGACTCGAATGAAACCCTTGGCAAAGTATGGGTCATGCAGTCCAAAAAGTCGCTCACGTTCAGCACGGAAACGTTTGTCATCGTGGTGCTGCTGCTCGCCGCCTTGATTCTGTGCGGCTGGTTCACCATATATTGGTTGTCGCGCAAGCTCTCCAAACCGATCCGGCAAGTCGCCCATGCGGCAGAACAGATCCGAATCGGCAATTATGAGGTCAATCTGGACATCGATACGAAGGAACAGGAAATGAATGAACTTGTCAGCTCCTTCCGGGATATGTCCATTCGCCTGAAACAATTGGAAGAATGGCGCGCCTTGTCCTTGGCTGGGGTCACTCATGAATTGAAAACCCCGGTCACCTCCATCAAGGGTCTGGTCATGGCCGTACGGGATGACATTGTCAGCCCCCAGGAAGGAAAGGAATTTCTCGATATCGCTCTGAAGGAATCTCAGCGGATGGAACGTATGGTCGCCGATTTGCTGGACTATAACGCCATGAGCGCCGGCAGCGTGGCGGTGCGGCATGAACGTATCGATCTCCATCTGCTGGTAAGGGAAATCATCTATCAGTGGAGGATCACCTGCGAGGACAAAATGCCCGAGATTGAATTGGAAGCGTCAACGGGCACGCAGTATGCGATCGGCGATGCGCTCCGCGTTCAGCAGATCATCGTCAACTTGCTGAATAACGGGCTTCAAGCCATGTCTGATGAACAAACGCCTGCGTTCCGGATTCGCCTGCAAGCCGAGGGAGAGCATCTCTCGATCGATGTACGGGACTATGGCACAGGCATTGCTCCTGAAGACCAGCCCAAAATCTTCGAACGCTTCTACCGCGGCGAACTCAAAAAACGCCGGACTCGCGGACTCGGACTTGGTTTGACTTACAGTCGTCTGCTCGCCGAAGCGCAGGACGGAGAACTGTTCCTCGCTTCCAGCAGCCCGGAAGGCAGTATCTTTACGCTAAGGCTTCCGCTCTGGACCCCGGCGGATCAGCACAAGCGCGAGCAAACCTACCGTTCTCCGGTCAATGCTTGA
- a CDS encoding ATP-binding protein, protein MGKSMNSYRMPRAKGMDMAAFYTSKECERKARHIVFSAENERIVEEFIAIQGMKERFAAHDVPLPNRLVMFGPPGTGKTLTASYLAARLQLPLVLVRLDAIIHSHLGETGSNVRKLFEYARTNPCVLFMDEFDAIARTRESNDEVKEMARVVNTLLQCMDEWEGESVFMAATNLDAQLDHAIWRRFDTKINYTMPDRQSRETYVGKLIGSFEHEPGLPDYICNRLEGCSFADVEQIVLKAKRKAIIAGRSLQEQFVTEAYSEYMPRPVTT, encoded by the coding sequence ATGGGCAAATCTATGAATTCCTACCGTATGCCGCGAGCTAAAGGCATGGATATGGCTGCATTTTATACAAGCAAAGAATGTGAGCGCAAAGCGAGACATATCGTATTTTCCGCAGAAAATGAAAGAATCGTCGAAGAATTTATTGCGATCCAAGGCATGAAGGAGCGATTTGCGGCTCACGATGTACCTTTGCCGAACAGGTTGGTCATGTTTGGCCCGCCGGGAACGGGTAAAACGCTAACCGCTTCGTATTTGGCAGCCCGACTGCAGCTGCCGCTTGTGCTCGTCCGTCTGGATGCGATCATCCACAGTCATCTCGGAGAGACCGGCTCTAACGTCCGCAAGCTGTTTGAATATGCCCGAACGAATCCGTGCGTGCTGTTCATGGACGAATTCGATGCCATTGCCCGTACCCGGGAATCGAATGATGAAGTGAAAGAAATGGCGAGGGTGGTCAACACCTTATTGCAATGCATGGATGAGTGGGAAGGGGAAAGTGTGTTTATGGCGGCGACCAATCTGGACGCACAGTTGGATCATGCGATATGGCGTCGTTTCGATACAAAAATAAATTATACCATGCCTGATCGCCAAAGCCGTGAGACGTATGTGGGCAAGCTGATCGGTTCCTTCGAACACGAACCGGGATTACCGGACTACATATGCAACCGCCTCGAAGGCTGCAGCTTCGCCGACGTGGAGCAGATCGTTCTCAAAGCCAAGCGGAAAGCGATCATTGCCGGCCGTTCGCTGCAAGAGCAGTTTGTGACAGAGGCTTATTCCGAATACATGCCGAGACCGGTAACGACTTAG
- a CDS encoding DUF1540 domain-containing protein, with translation MAKDVLCEVNSCRYWAQDNKCSASSIYIVSHSNKEANTSSETDCKTFEVK, from the coding sequence ATGGCAAAAGACGTATTGTGTGAAGTTAACTCCTGCCGTTACTGGGCTCAAGACAACAAATGCAGCGCTTCTTCCATCTACATTGTAAGCCACAGCAACAAAGAGGCGAACACTTCTTCTGAAACAGATTGCAAAACATTTGAAGTAAAATAA
- a CDS encoding 4-hydroxyphenylacetate 3-hydroxylase N-terminal domain-containing protein: protein MPAKNGQQYINRIDEQTVPCWYKGELLSGKRSEHFAFSGLMRTQAKMYDLQHDPQWADVMTYASPSDGSPVGMSFLPPTDVNDLRRRRKAMNIWSGIHHGFLGRSPDYMNTAIMAFYTAAEVLNEASPQYAENLKNYYAYCRDNDITLSHAFIQPHASKISGLLDSTEESIAAKIVERTHEGLIVSGAFLMATQGATSDEVLVYPSPSPAPFEDENPFVFAFAVPNDLPGITMVCRDSYAAESDFNYPLSSKYEEMDNLVIFDHVLVPNDRIFFAGEEELSPLLFRESHFHVHAGHQVLCRYIAKTEFLLGTIQLLTDTLDLGSESHVIEKTARVMAGLETLKALSVAAEEGAIPDGRGFVLPAPKPLLAANLIYPKLYPDIIEILQLVGSSGMIMIPQEEDFRSAAAAHLETYLKGSDLASFERTALFRLIWELGAGSFGGRQKQFERFFFGNTITASGRLVSAYSGDDRFRKQVLDFITDTNR from the coding sequence ATGCCCGCTAAAAACGGCCAGCAGTATATCAACCGCATCGACGAACAAACCGTCCCTTGCTGGTACAAGGGAGAGCTTTTGAGCGGTAAACGCTCCGAACATTTCGCGTTCTCCGGATTGATGCGCACGCAAGCGAAAATGTATGACTTGCAGCATGACCCGCAATGGGCCGACGTGATGACCTATGCTTCCCCATCCGACGGGAGCCCTGTAGGCATGTCTTTTCTTCCGCCCACCGATGTCAACGATTTGCGCAGACGCCGAAAAGCGATGAACATCTGGTCAGGCATCCACCATGGTTTTCTGGGGAGATCTCCGGATTACATGAATACAGCGATTATGGCCTTCTATACTGCCGCAGAAGTACTTAACGAAGCATCGCCGCAATATGCCGAAAATTTGAAAAATTATTACGCCTACTGCCGGGACAATGATATCACCCTCTCTCATGCCTTCATCCAGCCGCATGCGAGCAAAATTTCGGGTCTGTTGGATTCCACGGAAGAATCGATCGCCGCCAAAATCGTGGAACGCACCCATGAGGGCCTGATCGTCAGCGGCGCGTTTCTGATGGCGACCCAAGGCGCCACCTCGGACGAAGTCCTTGTGTATCCTTCGCCTTCGCCTGCACCATTCGAAGACGAGAACCCGTTTGTTTTTGCCTTCGCGGTGCCCAATGACTTGCCGGGAATTACAATGGTATGCCGGGATAGTTACGCGGCGGAGTCGGATTTCAATTACCCGCTCAGCTCCAAATACGAGGAAATGGACAATTTGGTGATCTTCGATCATGTGCTGGTGCCCAATGACCGAATTTTTTTCGCCGGAGAAGAGGAACTGTCCCCCCTCCTGTTTCGGGAAAGCCATTTCCACGTTCATGCCGGTCATCAAGTGCTGTGCCGGTATATTGCCAAAACCGAGTTTCTGCTCGGAACGATCCAATTGTTGACTGATACGCTCGATTTGGGCTCCGAATCACATGTTATCGAAAAAACAGCCCGCGTGATGGCAGGCCTGGAAACGTTGAAAGCATTATCCGTTGCGGCAGAGGAAGGTGCCATTCCGGACGGACGGGGGTTTGTTTTGCCTGCCCCCAAACCGTTATTGGCCGCCAACCTCATCTATCCCAAGCTGTATCCCGACATCATCGAAATTTTGCAGCTCGTCGGTTCGAGCGGCATGATCATGATCCCGCAAGAAGAAGACTTCCGCTCGGCTGCGGCGGCACACCTGGAAACGTACCTGAAAGGCAGCGATTTGGCATCATTTGAACGGACCGCTTTATTTCGTCTCATATGGGAACTCGGCGCCGGATCATTCGGCGGGAGACAAAAGCAGTTCGAACGTTTCTTCTTCGGCAACACGATTACAGCGTCGGGCCGACTGGTTTCGGCTTATTCCGGCGATGATCGCTTCCGCAAACAAGTGCTTGATTTCATCACGGATACAAACCGCTAA
- a CDS encoding nitroreductase family protein produces the protein MSAGMRQDMGHGKKRTGGCEFSPLPVPKSVIARLLDQADPSLYVMTPEPWRFMLFSGEGRQLYLEAVRQSYPPHLADRYGDWAAYQYTEAIPAHLVVVAPFNAREDDPLQAKAWSRRFSQLAAEQGLQAVWKTNDYQQHPVFMNLMGLTSAERVLGVFHIGYGDRPSFGDLSVGRPASELMTVYDHRM, from the coding sequence ATGTCGGCAGGTATGAGGCAAGATATGGGGCATGGCAAAAAGCGCACAGGCGGCTGCGAGTTCAGTCCGCTGCCTGTTCCGAAATCCGTAATCGCACGGTTGCTTGATCAAGCAGATCCTTCATTATACGTTATGACGCCGGAGCCCTGGCGGTTTATGCTGTTCTCCGGAGAAGGGCGCCAGCTCTACCTGGAGGCGGTTCGTCAGAGTTATCCCCCTCATCTGGCGGATCGTTACGGGGATTGGGCCGCGTATCAATACACCGAAGCCATTCCCGCGCATCTTGTCGTCGTGGCACCGTTTAACGCCCGGGAAGATGATCCGCTGCAGGCCAAAGCATGGAGCAGAAGGTTCAGCCAGCTTGCGGCGGAGCAGGGGCTGCAGGCAGTCTGGAAAACAAATGACTACCAGCAGCATCCCGTGTTTATGAATCTGATGGGTTTAACGAGCGCGGAACGGGTATTGGGCGTGTTCCACATCGGCTATGGGGACCGGCCTTCTTTCGGCGATCTGAGCGTGGGCAGACCGGCCTCGGAGCTAATGACCGTCTACGACCATCGGATGTAG